The Verrucomicrobium spinosum DSM 4136 = JCM 18804 DNA segment CCCCGGTCGAGTCGGACTGGATCCACCTCAGCCAGGTACTTGATCTCCACATTGGGGATCTGCAGAAGCGCCTGCACATGTCCCATGCCGCGCCCCAGGGCGACCACGGCCACCTTGAGCTTTCGCACATCCCGCTCCTCCTGTGCATGGACTGCGGAGATGGCGAGACCGGCCCCGAGGGCGGTCGTGTGTTTGAGAAGGGAGCGTCGGTTCATAGGAAATAAACTGAGAACAGATTTGCCGGCTGCTTCCGTTTTCACGACCCGGAAAAATGAGCCCTGGGAGGCAATCAGCCGTTCCAGACAAACTCAATGGGTGCCTGCACGTCGGGATGAAGGCTGCGATGCACCGGACAGCCCCGGGCTGCGCCTTCAAGCAGTTCCCGGTCTGCGTGATCCTGCGGCAGAGGAATGGTGACAACCACGGGCAGGCGCTCGATGCGACGCGGGGGAGCCGAGGTCATGTGCTTCTCTACATGCACGGTCATTTGTGGCAGATCATACCCCTTGCGGTTGGCGACGATGGCCATGGTGGTGGCAATGCACGTCGCGAGAGCCGTGGCTACGAGATCAGTGGGGGAAAAAGCCTCCCCCTTGCCCATATTATCCTTCGGAGCGTCCGTCGTCAGCACCACGCCGGAGGGACCATGTTGGGCACGGCATCGCAAGCCGCCATCGTACGTCACATTTACTTCAACCATAGGGCTCTTACGCAAGAGCCGGACACGGATCTTTCAAGAGGCATCTACAGGATTCATCTGGACTTCAGACAGCGCCTCATTCGGCACCGTCGAATCCGATTTGGACGGACGGACTGTTGCCACCTTCACGGAGAGCACAGGCAGGCCCAAGGCCCGCGAGTCGCCCGCAGCCACGTGGGGCAGACAGGCCCAGGAAAGCTCCGCACGACGCCCGCTTTGGTCAGCCACCGCAGACAGGGCGATCGAGAGCGTTAATATCCCCTGTTTGCCTTTCACACACGACTGCGGGAGGGGCTCCCCGTCCACACTAAACTGAAGGTGCTTGCTGAGATCTGAACTCCAGGCACGCAGCCTGCCCACATCTATCCAGACCTTGAAGAAGAGCCCTTCGGGAAACGTGAGCCAAACCGTTGCCTCGGGTCGGGACCAGCGCAGCAGCCGATTCCCATAGGGCTCCAGGGGATAAAAGCCTCTCAGGTCCTCACCCTTAAACTGGCCCACACTTCCAACTTCACGGTGCTGGAGCAGCCTCGGCACCTGACGCATGTACCAGGGGAGCCAGT contains these protein-coding regions:
- a CDS encoding OsmC family protein, encoding MVEVNVTYDGGLRCRAQHGPSGVVLTTDAPKDNMGKGEAFSPTDLVATALATCIATTMAIVANRKGYDLPQMTVHVEKHMTSAPPRRIERLPVVVTIPLPQDHADRELLEGAARGCPVHRSLHPDVQAPIEFVWNG